From the genome of Azospirillum brasilense, one region includes:
- a CDS encoding MFS transporter, which produces MADGDFGRIQIEPAGQGAAANYLVAGTPAYKRASRILFVAGFSTFAALYCVQPLMPEFTREFGVTPAQSSLALSVSTGVLAFALLIAGAVSDRFGRKAIMALSLLASGTLGISGAMAPDWMSLLLVRALEGMALSGLPAVAMAYVSEEVDPRSAGVTMGLYIGGTALGGMSGRALTALVADVASWRMAMGVIGTLGIAAALAVWFALPASRHFQRRPAGMRELAEAWRGHLMDRGLLALFAMGFLSMGAFVTVFNYIGFRLLAPPFDLRPAAVGAVFTVYLCGVVSSPLFGGLAMRLGRGRVLAAAAAMMAAGLALMTPDSLWTMAPGIALFTFAFFGVHTVASGWIGQRAPVNRGQASAIYLFCYYMGSTIAGTLGGVFWHGFGWAGVGGFVGLLLGVGLIVSLGLAIRR; this is translated from the coding sequence GTGGCGGACGGCGATTTCGGTAGGATTCAGATCGAACCGGCGGGGCAGGGGGCGGCGGCGAATTACCTCGTCGCCGGCACGCCGGCCTACAAGCGGGCGAGCCGCATCCTCTTCGTGGCCGGTTTCTCCACCTTCGCCGCGCTCTACTGCGTGCAGCCGCTGATGCCGGAATTCACGCGGGAGTTCGGCGTCACGCCGGCGCAGTCCAGCCTCGCGCTGTCGGTGTCCACCGGTGTTCTGGCCTTCGCCCTTCTGATCGCCGGGGCGGTGTCCGACCGGTTCGGGCGCAAGGCGATCATGGCGCTTTCCCTGCTCGCCTCCGGCACGCTGGGCATCAGCGGGGCGATGGCGCCGGACTGGATGTCGCTGCTGCTGGTGCGGGCGCTGGAAGGGATGGCGCTCAGCGGTCTTCCCGCCGTCGCCATGGCCTACGTGTCGGAGGAGGTGGACCCGCGCTCCGCCGGGGTCACCATGGGCCTGTACATCGGCGGAACGGCGCTCGGCGGCATGTCGGGGCGGGCGCTGACGGCGCTGGTTGCCGACGTCGCGTCCTGGCGCATGGCGATGGGGGTGATCGGCACGCTGGGAATCGCCGCCGCATTGGCGGTGTGGTTCGCGCTTCCCGCATCGCGCCATTTCCAGCGGCGGCCGGCGGGCATGCGGGAATTGGCCGAGGCGTGGCGTGGACACCTAATGGACCGCGGGCTGCTCGCCCTGTTTGCCATGGGGTTCCTGTCCATGGGGGCCTTCGTCACCGTCTTCAACTACATCGGCTTCCGCCTGCTGGCACCGCCCTTCGACCTGCGCCCGGCGGCGGTCGGCGCCGTTTTCACAGTCTATCTCTGCGGGGTGGTCAGCTCGCCGCTGTTCGGCGGGCTGGCGATGCGGCTGGGACGGGGCAGGGTGCTGGCTGCAGCGGCGGCGATGATGGCGGCCGGTCTGGCGCTGATGACGCCGGACAGCCTGTGGACCATGGCTCCGGGAATTGCCCTGTTCACCTTCGCCTTCTTTGGGGTCCACACCGTCGCCTCCGGCTGGATCGGGCAACGGGCGCCGGTCAACCGTGGGCAGGCGTCGGCGATCTATCTGTTCTGCTACTACATGGGCTCCACCATCGCCGGGACGCTGGGCGGTGTCTTCTGGCACGGGTTCGGCTGGGCCGGAGTCGGCGGATTCGTTGGGCTTCTTCTGGGGGTTGGGCTGATCGTGTCGCTGGGGCTGGCGATCCGCCGCTGA
- a CDS encoding 1,2-dihydroxy-3-keto-5-methylthiopentene dioxygenase, translating to MARLSVYSDTDPNVAELSSADPALVTAHLALAGVLFERWPAPQAIPDSADAQAVLDAYAGPVLALKEARGFQSADVVRMPRGQPDAAARRAAFLAEHTHDEDEARFFVQGSGAFYLHMDEKVFRVVCGAGDLLSIPARTKHWFDMGPDPEFIAIRFFTRPDGWVASFTGDVIADRFPKFEPEAGAVP from the coding sequence ATGGCCCGTTTGTCCGTCTACAGCGACACCGATCCCAACGTTGCGGAACTCTCGTCCGCCGACCCGGCGCTGGTCACCGCCCATCTGGCGCTGGCCGGGGTGCTGTTCGAGCGCTGGCCGGCACCCCAGGCCATTCCCGACTCCGCCGACGCCCAGGCGGTGCTGGACGCCTACGCCGGGCCGGTGCTGGCCCTGAAGGAGGCGCGCGGCTTCCAGTCCGCCGACGTGGTACGGATGCCGCGCGGCCAGCCGGACGCGGCGGCCCGCCGCGCCGCCTTCCTTGCGGAGCACACCCATGACGAGGACGAGGCCCGGTTCTTCGTGCAGGGGAGCGGCGCTTTTTACCTGCACATGGACGAGAAGGTGTTCCGCGTCGTGTGCGGGGCCGGCGACCTGCTGAGCATACCGGCGCGGACGAAGCATTGGTTCGACATGGGGCCGGACCCGGAATTCATCGCCATCCGCTTCTTCACGCGCCCGGACGGCTGGGTGGCCTCCTTCACCGGCGACGTGATCGCCGACCGTTTTCCGAAGTTCGAACCGGAAGCCGGTGCCGTTCCATGA
- a CDS encoding hemerythrin domain-containing protein has product MTTDGHTVPRTGNGFIDAAHSSLMDQVDAIRRACADGASRDSMVPRFSRFADEMRTHFDHEEVIIRAVGFTRWEEHASHHAMLDQQFGRLIDYVRECDVTSDFLCTVAGTLDAALCGHEIRHDGDYTALVRDASLAPEGRSLIAWNSAFEVGVGPLDAQHRQLAELMNELDAMSRQGAPTGELLDLLGLLHDHVHAHFAMEEGVLRRVAPSRFVAHRNHHRLLEGQFARIRQQVEGGRLDPGVAVRGFLRFWFMDHVLGSDRPTFVEAADAAPR; this is encoded by the coding sequence ATGACCACGGATGGCCACACCGTCCCGCGCACGGGCAACGGCTTCATCGACGCGGCCCACAGCTCGCTGATGGACCAAGTCGACGCCATCCGCCGCGCGTGCGCGGACGGTGCTTCCCGCGATTCCATGGTTCCCCGTTTCAGCCGATTCGCGGACGAGATGCGCACGCATTTCGACCATGAGGAGGTCATCATCCGCGCCGTCGGATTTACCCGGTGGGAGGAGCACGCCAGCCATCACGCGATGCTGGACCAGCAGTTCGGCCGTCTCATCGACTATGTGCGCGAATGCGATGTCACGTCGGACTTCCTGTGCACGGTGGCGGGCACTCTGGACGCTGCTCTGTGCGGGCACGAGATCAGGCACGACGGGGATTACACAGCGCTGGTGCGCGACGCCTCCCTGGCACCGGAAGGGCGGAGCCTGATCGCCTGGAACAGCGCTTTCGAGGTCGGGGTGGGGCCGCTCGACGCGCAGCACCGCCAACTCGCCGAGCTTATGAACGAGTTGGACGCGATGAGCCGCCAAGGGGCGCCGACCGGCGAACTGCTGGATCTTCTGGGGCTGCTCCACGACCATGTGCACGCCCATTTCGCCATGGAGGAAGGTGTGCTGCGCCGTGTGGCGCCCAGCCGTTTCGTGGCCCACCGCAACCATCATCGGCTGCTGGAGGGGCAGTTCGCCCGCATCCGCCAGCAGGTGGAGGGCGGTCGTCTGGACCCCGGCGTGGCGGTGCGGGGATTCCTGCGCTTCTGGTTCATGGACCATGTGCTCGGCTCCGACCGTCCGACCTTCGTCGAGGCGGCGGACGCGGCGCCCCGCTGA
- a CDS encoding type III PLP-dependent enzyme produces MGFIRSRFAVAPLRRGVSISAPSFGASPVSDRRTSVHQAVAMARPEEPMHCIRPGVLADIASSFVAAFDAAVSGDVLYAVKCNPEPAVLRALWAGGVRHFDVASPGEIRLIRQMFPDAVLHYMHPVKGREAIRTAYQQYGVRDFVLDSMEELQKILEETGDAQDLGLVVRLALPKGNAVYDLSGKFGAPAMEAVELLQAVRMVAPKVGVSFHVGSQMLDPSAYERALELAGRIIAESGVVIDVLDVGGGFPVSYPGVTPPPLGDFMEAIARGVAKLDLPAHCRVWCEPGRALVAPGVSLVVQVVKRRGNELFINDGVYGALSDAGVPGFRFPARMIRPFAPMGDEPVEAFAFYGPTCDSADRMNGPFHLPADIRAGDWIELGQLGAYGSCLRTAFNGFDQARVVEVSDAPLLETPGYVLKSCVA; encoded by the coding sequence ATGGGCTTCATCCGTTCCCGTTTCGCCGTCGCCCCGCTGCGCCGCGGCGTTTCCATCTCCGCCCCGTCCTTCGGCGCTTCGCCGGTGTCGGACCGCCGCACCTCCGTCCATCAGGCGGTGGCGATGGCCCGGCCCGAGGAGCCGATGCACTGCATCCGTCCGGGTGTCCTGGCTGACATCGCGTCCAGCTTCGTGGCCGCCTTCGACGCCGCCGTGTCGGGGGACGTGCTCTACGCCGTGAAGTGCAACCCGGAGCCGGCGGTGCTGCGCGCCCTGTGGGCCGGCGGCGTGCGTCACTTTGACGTGGCTTCGCCGGGTGAGATCCGCCTGATCCGCCAGATGTTCCCGGACGCGGTGCTGCACTACATGCACCCGGTGAAGGGGCGCGAGGCGATCCGCACCGCCTATCAGCAGTATGGCGTGCGCGACTTCGTGCTCGACAGCATGGAGGAGCTTCAGAAGATCCTGGAGGAGACGGGCGACGCCCAGGATCTCGGCCTCGTCGTGCGTCTGGCCCTGCCGAAGGGCAACGCGGTCTACGACCTGTCCGGCAAGTTCGGCGCCCCGGCAATGGAGGCGGTCGAGCTGCTCCAGGCCGTGCGCATGGTGGCCCCGAAGGTCGGCGTGTCCTTCCATGTCGGCTCGCAGATGCTCGACCCGTCCGCCTACGAGCGGGCGCTGGAGCTGGCCGGCCGCATCATCGCGGAGTCGGGCGTGGTGATCGACGTTCTGGACGTGGGTGGTGGCTTCCCCGTCTCCTATCCGGGCGTCACCCCGCCGCCGCTCGGCGACTTCATGGAGGCCATCGCCCGCGGCGTGGCGAAGCTCGACCTGCCGGCCCACTGCCGCGTCTGGTGCGAGCCGGGCCGCGCGCTGGTCGCGCCGGGCGTGTCGCTGGTCGTGCAGGTGGTCAAGCGCCGCGGCAACGAGCTGTTCATCAACGACGGCGTCTACGGCGCCCTGTCGGACGCCGGGGTTCCCGGCTTCCGCTTCCCGGCCCGCATGATCCGCCCCTTCGCGCCGATGGGCGACGAGCCGGTGGAGGCCTTCGCCTTCTACGGCCCGACCTGCGACAGCGCGGACCGCATGAACGGCCCGTTCCACCTGCCGGCGGACATCCGCGCCGGCGACTGGATCGAGCTGGGCCAGCTGGGGGCCTACGGCTCCTGCCTGCGCACCGCCTTCAACGGGTTCGACCAGGCCCGCGTGGTCGAGGTTTCGGACGCGCCGCTGCTGGAAACGCCCGGCTACGTCCTCAAGAGCTGCGTGGCATAA
- a CDS encoding homospermidine synthase codes for MTLDTKHITFTGRMVIVGFGSIGQGVLPLILRHIGITKDQITIVTAEERGHAEADELGVKFINLPLTRENHVQVLEPMLGKGDFLVNLSVDVSSVALFEFCHKVGALYIDTCVEPWAGGYTDPSLPPSLRTNYALRETALSHRAAYEGGPTAVLTHGANPGLVSHFVKQALLNVAADTGESTEVPKDRAGWGALAAKLGVKVIHIAERDTQVSNEPKKVGEFVNTWSIDGFVGEGCQPTELGWGSHEKHFPADGRRHEFGCDAAIYLMRPGASTRVRTWTPLEGPFHGFLITHSEAISIADYYTQRDGNHVTYRPTVHYAYHPCDDAVKSVHELAGKNWYMQPSQRLMMHEIVSGTDELGVLLMGHKKGIYWFGSRLGIDEARALVPYNNATSLQVTVAVLAGIVWALENPNRGIVEPDEIDFQRILEIAKPYLGELVGAYGDWTPLQDRERLFPEDVDHDDPWQFKNFRVA; via the coding sequence ATGACCCTGGACACCAAGCACATCACATTCACCGGCCGCATGGTCATTGTCGGCTTCGGATCGATTGGCCAGGGAGTGTTGCCCCTGATTTTGCGCCACATCGGAATCACGAAGGACCAGATCACCATCGTCACCGCCGAGGAACGCGGTCATGCCGAGGCGGATGAGCTTGGCGTCAAATTCATCAACCTGCCGCTGACGAGGGAGAACCACGTCCAAGTGCTGGAGCCCATGCTGGGCAAGGGCGATTTCCTGGTCAACCTGTCGGTGGACGTGTCGTCCGTCGCCCTGTTCGAGTTCTGCCACAAGGTCGGCGCGCTCTACATCGACACCTGCGTCGAGCCGTGGGCCGGCGGTTACACCGACCCGTCCCTGCCGCCGTCGCTGCGCACGAACTACGCCCTGCGGGAGACCGCGCTGTCGCACCGCGCCGCCTATGAGGGCGGGCCGACGGCCGTCCTGACTCACGGCGCGAACCCCGGCCTCGTCTCGCATTTCGTGAAGCAGGCGCTGCTCAACGTCGCCGCCGACACCGGCGAATCGACGGAGGTCCCGAAGGACCGCGCCGGCTGGGGCGCTCTGGCCGCCAAGCTGGGCGTCAAGGTGATCCACATCGCCGAGCGCGACACCCAGGTCTCCAACGAGCCGAAGAAGGTGGGCGAGTTCGTCAACACCTGGTCCATCGACGGCTTCGTCGGCGAGGGTTGCCAGCCCACCGAACTCGGCTGGGGCAGCCATGAGAAGCATTTCCCGGCCGATGGCCGCCGCCACGAGTTCGGCTGCGACGCCGCCATCTATCTGATGCGGCCCGGCGCCTCCACCCGCGTGCGCACCTGGACCCCGCTGGAGGGGCCGTTCCACGGCTTCCTCATCACCCACAGCGAGGCGATCTCCATCGCCGACTACTACACCCAGCGCGACGGCAACCATGTCACCTACCGCCCGACCGTGCATTACGCCTATCACCCCTGCGACGACGCGGTGAAGTCGGTGCATGAGCTGGCCGGCAAGAACTGGTACATGCAGCCGAGCCAGCGCCTGATGATGCACGAGATCGTCAGCGGCACCGACGAGCTGGGCGTGCTGCTGATGGGCCACAAGAAGGGCATCTACTGGTTCGGTTCCCGCCTGGGCATCGACGAGGCGCGCGCCCTGGTGCCCTACAACAACGCGACCTCCCTGCAGGTCACGGTGGCGGTTCTGGCCGGCATCGTCTGGGCGCTGGAGAATCCCAACCGCGGCATCGTCGAGCCGGACGAGATCGACTTCCAGCGCATCCTGGAGATCGCCAAGCCCTATCTCGGCGAACTGGTCGGCGCCTATGGCGACTGGACTCCGCTGCAGGACCGCGAGCGCCTGTTCCCCGAGGATGTCGACCACGACGATCCCTGGCAGTTCAAGAACTTCCGGGTCGCCTGA
- the cbiB gene encoding adenosylcobinamide-phosphate synthase CbiB → MELHPSVLAAALLIEAAAGYPDALYAQIRHPVVWIGALIAQLDRALNRERDSFAVRKAAGVLALLVLLLVVGGAASAVAGLCRHLPLGGLIEAALASTLLAQRSLHDHVAAVTAAFRDGGLEAARKAVSRIVGRNPASLDEHGVSRAAIESLSENFSDGVVAPAFWLLVGGLPGIALYKAINTADSMIGHRTPRHEAFGWAAARLDDLVNLPGSRLSALLIWVAARFSEGADAAESWRSVRRDAHRHRSPNAGWPEAAMAGALDLRLGGPRVYGEVRIEDAWMGPGRTAATAQDITNALHLYRRACIALVAGALLLALTL, encoded by the coding sequence GTGGAGCTTCATCCGTCCGTGCTCGCCGCCGCTCTCCTCATCGAGGCCGCCGCCGGCTATCCGGACGCACTCTACGCCCAAATCCGTCACCCGGTGGTGTGGATCGGGGCGCTTATCGCCCAGCTTGACCGCGCGCTCAACCGGGAGCGCGACTCCTTCGCCGTCCGCAAGGCGGCGGGGGTGCTGGCTCTGCTCGTCCTGCTGCTGGTGGTGGGCGGCGCAGCGTCGGCGGTGGCCGGATTGTGCCGGCACCTGCCGCTCGGCGGCCTCATCGAAGCGGCGCTGGCCTCCACCCTGCTGGCGCAGCGCAGCCTGCACGACCATGTCGCCGCGGTCACCGCCGCCTTCCGCGACGGTGGGCTGGAAGCGGCGCGCAAGGCGGTGTCGCGCATCGTCGGCCGCAACCCGGCGAGCCTGGACGAGCATGGGGTGAGCCGCGCCGCCATCGAAAGCCTGTCTGAGAACTTCTCGGACGGGGTGGTGGCGCCGGCCTTCTGGCTGCTGGTCGGCGGGCTGCCGGGAATCGCGCTCTACAAGGCGATCAACACAGCGGACAGCATGATCGGCCACCGCACCCCCCGGCACGAGGCGTTCGGCTGGGCGGCGGCGCGGCTGGACGATCTGGTCAACCTGCCCGGCTCCCGCCTGTCGGCGCTGCTGATCTGGGTCGCCGCCCGCTTCAGCGAGGGGGCCGACGCCGCCGAATCCTGGCGTTCGGTGCGGCGCGACGCCCACCGCCACCGCTCACCCAACGCCGGCTGGCCGGAGGCGGCGATGGCCGGGGCGCTCGACCTTCGGCTCGGCGGGCCACGGGTCTATGGCGAGGTTCGGATCGAGGACGCCTGGATGGGGCCGGGCCGCACCGCCGCCACCGCGCAGGACATCACCAACGCCCTTCACCTCTATCGGCGCGCCTGCATCGCCCTGGTGGCCGGCGCACTGCTGCTGGCGCTGACGCTCTGA
- the cobD gene encoding threonine-phosphate decarboxylase CobD, which produces MMAESAAGSKRIVHGKIVHERIAQGEIIHGGDLDAARAAFPGAPEPWVDLSTGINPWPYPLPPIPAEAWARLPGRSAETALREAAAACYGAPSPDRVAAAGGSQVLIQTLPRLRPPGTVTVLGPTYAEHAAGWAKAGHRVAEVESLEGCAADVVVVVNPNNPDGRIVPPETLLALADRQAARGGWLVVDEAFAEVAPDCSVAAEAGRAGLVILRSFGKFFGLAGVRLGFLLGGPALVRDVRAAVGPWAVSGPALAVATAALSDSAWIAATRRRLAYAAARFDARLVEAGVRVAGGTSLFRLIDDPQSAGLYNELGRAGVLVRRFDYRQGWLRLGLPVDEAAEDRVKTACGMFRNR; this is translated from the coding sequence ATGATGGCGGAATCGGCGGCGGGGTCCAAGAGGATCGTCCATGGGAAAATCGTCCATGAGAGGATCGCTCAGGGTGAGATCATCCACGGCGGCGACCTCGACGCGGCGCGGGCGGCCTTTCCCGGGGCGCCGGAACCTTGGGTGGACCTGTCCACCGGCATCAACCCCTGGCCTTACCCGCTGCCGCCCATCCCAGCCGAGGCTTGGGCGCGCCTGCCGGGCCGCTCCGCCGAAACCGCGCTGAGGGAGGCCGCGGCGGCCTGTTACGGCGCGCCGTCGCCGGACCGCGTCGCCGCCGCGGGCGGTTCCCAAGTGTTGATCCAGACACTGCCGCGGTTGCGACCTCCGGGGACGGTCACCGTTCTGGGGCCGACCTACGCGGAGCACGCCGCGGGCTGGGCCAAGGCCGGGCATCGCGTGGCCGAAGTGGAATCGCTGGAGGGATGCGCCGCCGACGTGGTGGTGGTCGTGAACCCGAACAACCCGGACGGCCGCATCGTCCCGCCCGAAACGTTGCTGGCGCTGGCCGATCGGCAGGCGGCGCGGGGCGGTTGGCTGGTGGTGGACGAGGCCTTCGCCGAGGTCGCCCCGGACTGCAGCGTGGCCGCCGAGGCCGGGCGCGCCGGGCTGGTCATCCTGCGCTCCTTCGGGAAGTTCTTCGGGCTGGCCGGGGTGCGGCTCGGCTTCCTGCTCGGCGGGCCGGCCCTGGTCCGGGATGTGCGTGCCGCCGTGGGACCTTGGGCGGTGTCGGGTCCGGCGTTGGCGGTCGCCACGGCGGCGCTGTCGGATTCGGCGTGGATCGCCGCTACCCGGCGCCGTCTGGCCTACGCGGCGGCCCGCTTCGACGCCCGGTTGGTGGAAGCCGGGGTGCGCGTCGCCGGAGGCACGTCACTCTTTCGTCTCATAGACGATCCACAGTCTGCCGGGCTTTACAATGAGTTGGGCCGGGCTGGGGTGCTGGTGCGCCGGTTCGACTATCGGCAGGGGTGGCTGAGGCTGGGCCTGCCGGTGGACGAGGCGGCGGAAGACCGCGTGAAAACTGCGTGCGGAATGTTCAGAAACCGATAG